From a region of the Geminocystis sp. M7585_C2015_104 genome:
- a CDS encoding TerD family protein, whose protein sequence is MGISLQKGQKISLKKEAPKLQELMCGLGWDVRKKRGFFESLFASDFDLDSSVLCINEKGKLTSKNDIIFFGNLRHYSDGIIHLGDNLTGEGEGDDEEIIVKLPLIPPSIHKLLFVINIYNAPERGQDFSQVENAFVRLVNLSNNQEIARYTLSGEGYKGKTGMIMAEINRVGDDWEVVARGEGIVVSNLGDLVSLYL, encoded by the coding sequence ATGGGCATCAGTTTACAAAAAGGACAAAAAATTTCCCTGAAGAAAGAAGCCCCAAAACTCCAAGAATTGATGTGTGGCTTAGGTTGGGATGTGAGGAAAAAACGAGGCTTTTTTGAGAGTTTGTTTGCCAGTGACTTTGACCTAGATTCCTCCGTTTTATGCATTAATGAAAAGGGAAAACTGACTAGCAAAAATGATATTATATTCTTCGGAAACCTCCGCCATTACTCAGATGGCATTATCCACTTAGGAGATAACCTTACCGGTGAGGGGGAGGGAGACGATGAGGAAATCATTGTAAAATTGCCCCTAATTCCCCCCTCTATTCATAAACTATTATTTGTCATCAATATCTATAATGCCCCAGAAAGAGGTCAAGATTTTTCCCAGGTGGAAAATGCCTTTGTGCGGCTGGTAAACTTGAGTAACAATCAGGAAATTGCCCGTTACACCCTCTCTGGTGAAGGTTACAAGGGGAAAACGGGGATGATTATGGCGGAAATTAACCGCGTAGGCGATGATTGGGAAGTGGTGGCCCGGGGAGAGGGAATTGTAGTCAGCAACCTAGGAGATCTTGTTTCCCTCTATCTCTAG
- a CDS encoding M23 family metallopeptidase, protein MGRRWFKSSSVLYLIVAGAILYPVFFKLQSETQEANAQTTPIKTSSSWREASFPVESFQGYTSGFGYRIHPLTGEIQFHRGLDIAAPLGSYVRSWWGGTVIHLSDHTNCGTMITIQSGSWTHTYCHLMGSVENTPRGRVLVDRQGGIILWEGQTVPTGARIGRVGVSGRTTGPHLHWELAYNGILIDPALVLRQMFARL, encoded by the coding sequence ATGGGGCGACGATGGTTTAAGTCTAGTTCTGTTTTATATTTGATAGTTGCCGGTGCTATTCTTTACCCTGTATTTTTCAAATTACAATCAGAAACACAAGAAGCTAACGCCCAGACAACCCCGATAAAAACCTCTTCCTCCTGGCGGGAAGCCTCCTTTCCGGTGGAGAGTTTTCAGGGTTATACTTCCGGGTTTGGCTATCGGATTCATCCTCTTACAGGGGAAATCCAATTTCATCGGGGATTAGATATAGCTGCCCCCCTCGGCAGCTACGTTCGTAGTTGGTGGGGTGGCACAGTAATTCATCTCTCAGACCATACCAACTGTGGTACAATGATTACAATCCAATCGGGCAGTTGGACTCACACCTATTGTCATTTGATGGGTAGTGTAGAAAACACCCCCAGGGGAAGAGTGTTAGTGGACCGCCAGGGAGGTATTATTTTATGGGAGGGTCAGACCGTGCCCACTGGTGCTAGGATCGGGAGGGTTGGTGTATCTGGGAGGACCACAGGACCCCACTTACACTGGGAATTAGCCTATAATGGCATTCTCATTGATCCTGCCCTTGTTTTAAGACAGATGTTTGCCCGGTTGTAA
- the hrcA gene encoding heat-inducible transcriptional repressor HrcA — protein MRVGIELNERHRKVLKATVKHYIATAEPVGSNTLRREYDFPLSSATIRNALGKLEKAGFLYQPHTSAGRIPSDSGYRVYVDEILHSREKRIPFPLHSLLDAITLPFAGKYEILFQKITKILSEISGCMALITFPQVTGNIIQHLQLVRVANERIMLVMVIDSYQTESFVLSTQELIASIREKLTPEMLDRQLEILSNFLNHKFRGKSLREIHQLDSNQLDADFRNYATFINNLLTKIKSSYRLPSHTPIMLQGVSQIVKQPEFSQIEQVQLLLNFLEEEQEQLLPLIFNLQEDSRIDRVKVHIGSENPLESMHSCSVVSAYYCQNNSPVGSVALIGPTRMPYEKTIALVESTAKYLSEKL, from the coding sequence ATGAGGGTAGGAATTGAGCTAAATGAGCGTCATCGTAAGGTATTAAAAGCCACGGTGAAACATTATATAGCCACAGCAGAACCAGTGGGCTCAAACACTCTGAGGAGGGAGTATGATTTTCCCCTCAGTTCAGCTACAATTCGTAATGCCCTAGGAAAACTAGAAAAGGCTGGTTTTCTCTATCAACCGCATACCTCTGCGGGGAGAATTCCCTCCGATTCGGGGTATAGGGTGTATGTAGACGAAATTCTCCACAGCCGCGAAAAACGCATCCCCTTTCCCCTCCACTCCCTCCTAGATGCCATTACCCTCCCCTTTGCCGGTAAATACGAGATTTTGTTTCAGAAAATCACCAAAATCCTGTCGGAAATCAGCGGTTGCATGGCACTTATCACCTTCCCCCAGGTAACGGGCAATATTATACAACACCTGCAGCTGGTAAGGGTGGCCAATGAGAGAATTATGTTGGTGATGGTGATAGATAGTTACCAAACCGAGTCGTTTGTATTGTCAACACAGGAATTAATTGCCTCTATCCGGGAAAAATTAACACCAGAGATGTTAGACAGACAACTGGAAATCCTCTCCAACTTCCTCAACCATAAATTCAGAGGCAAATCCCTTCGAGAAATCCACCAGCTGGATAGCAACCAACTGGATGCCGACTTTCGCAACTATGCCACCTTCATCAATAATCTCCTCACTAAAATCAAATCCAGCTATCGCCTTCCCTCTCATACACCTATTATGCTACAGGGCGTATCGCAAATAGTCAAACAGCCGGAATTCTCGCAAATAGAACAGGTGCAGCTGCTGCTAAACTTCTTAGAAGAGGAACAAGAGCAATTATTGCCCTTAATTTTTAATCTCCAGGAAGATTCCCGCATAGATCGGGTTAAAGTCCATATAGGCTCAGAAAATCCTCTAGAATCCATGCATTCCTGTAGTGTTGTCTCCGCCTACTACTGCCAAAACAACTCCCCAGTGGGTAGTGTAGCACTAATTGGCCCCACCAGGATGCCCTATGAAAAAACCATCGCCCTAGTAGAATCCACCGCCAAGTATCTTTCGGAAAAATTATAA
- a CDS encoding CRR6 family NdhI maturation factor, producing MTITVEISRKEIEKLDLSPVVKLVEGKEAKSLEQQICFNINYPREATDPRELSEIPEIRLWFIALDSHYPWFPFYLNWREGELARYAAMLVPHQFSRTEGIQYNPEALDIWIMQKIFTLHRWLTSQNLKSHSRLKAMAQIFGYELDEDFFRLLPY from the coding sequence ATGACTATTACTGTTGAGATAAGCCGAAAAGAAATTGAGAAACTAGACTTATCGCCCGTGGTAAAACTGGTAGAGGGGAAAGAGGCAAAAAGTCTGGAACAACAAATATGCTTTAACATAAATTATCCTAGAGAAGCAACAGATCCCCGAGAATTGTCGGAAATACCAGAAATAAGACTGTGGTTTATCGCCCTAGATAGCCATTATCCATGGTTTCCCTTCTATCTCAACTGGAGAGAGGGAGAGTTAGCCAGATATGCTGCCATGTTGGTGCCTCACCAGTTCAGTCGCACAGAAGGAATACAGTATAACCCAGAAGCCCTAGACATTTGGATAATGCAAAAAATCTTCACCCTCCACCGGTGGTTAACTAGTCAGAATCTGAAAAGCCACTCTCGTCTCAAGGCAATGGCACAGATTTTTGGCTACGAGTTAGACGAAGATTTTTTCCGACTTTTACCCTACTAA
- a CDS encoding phycoerythrobilin:ferredoxin oxidoreductase, with amino-acid sequence MSLYKPFLEYAFSLIQKKLPTWDYPIPEGFREKKTVTGKGKKAQEVTTTSYALASEKLRQIRAAMVEGGDSLQVLNFVIFPHLHYDLPFFGADLVTLPGGHLIALDMQPLFHTNDYRRKYSEPLLPLFQKYRQQLEWGGDIPEEARPFFSPIFLWTRPQRTEIVETIVFSAFQEYLQAYIQFVQQAERITDSQMLAAIRLAQWKYVRYRAEKDPARGMFTRLYGRDWTEEYIYGFLFDLLKCPEMAPLATTPGL; translated from the coding sequence GTGTCTTTATATAAGCCTTTTTTGGAATACGCCTTCAGTCTGATTCAAAAGAAACTGCCCACCTGGGATTATCCCATCCCGGAGGGTTTTAGAGAGAAAAAGACTGTCACGGGGAAGGGGAAAAAAGCACAAGAGGTTACCACCACCAGTTATGCCTTAGCCTCGGAGAAACTGCGGCAAATCCGAGCAGCCATGGTAGAAGGGGGAGATTCCCTACAGGTGCTCAATTTCGTGATTTTCCCCCATTTGCACTACGACTTGCCCTTTTTTGGGGCCGATTTGGTCACTCTGCCGGGTGGACACCTCATTGCCCTGGATATGCAGCCTCTTTTTCACACAAATGATTATCGTCGTAAATACAGTGAACCTCTTTTACCCCTCTTCCAGAAGTATCGGCAGCAGTTGGAGTGGGGGGGAGACATCCCCGAGGAAGCCAGACCTTTTTTTTCCCCTATTTTCCTCTGGACTAGACCTCAAAGGACTGAAATTGTAGAAACCATCGTCTTTTCCGCCTTTCAGGAGTATCTGCAGGCCTATATCCAATTCGTCCAGCAGGCGGAGAGAATTACTGACTCGCAAATGTTGGCCGCCATCCGTCTCGCCCAGTGGAAGTACGTACGTTATCGTGCAGAAAAGGATCCAGCAAGAGGGATGTTTACGAGATTGTACGGCCGGGATTGGACGGAGGAGTACATTTACGGGTTTCTCTTTGACTTGTTGAAATGCCCGGAAATGGCCCCTCTGGCAACCACCCCGGGCTTATAA
- a CDS encoding HAD family hydrolase, giving the protein MKVLVSDFDGVICDGLEEYFLSSKLVYQRIWGDYSGDWYALKTQFFLLRPVVETGWEMPLLLRALTWGEKPENLLDNWLAIRDKIVKYLSLEGVTVDKIAQVLDEVRRQQIEEDLNGWLELHSIYQPVLEKINSLLNQGNKVYILTTKGGYFTRKIIEKAGINIPESAIIGKEAKRPKYESIREIIKREKVNATDVCFLEDRLETLELVHQQPDLKEVKLYLALWGYNTEKIKEKAKKLVYIRPLSLSELLSWDCKL; this is encoded by the coding sequence ATGAAAGTTTTGGTGAGTGATTTCGACGGCGTGATTTGTGACGGTTTGGAGGAGTATTTCCTTTCCAGCAAGTTAGTTTATCAAAGAATATGGGGGGATTATTCTGGCGACTGGTATGCTCTAAAGACTCAGTTTTTCCTTTTACGCCCCGTGGTAGAAACTGGATGGGAAATGCCACTACTTTTGCGGGCATTGACCTGGGGAGAAAAACCTGAAAATCTTTTGGATAATTGGTTAGCAATTAGGGATAAAATCGTGAAATATCTCAGTCTTGAAGGAGTCACTGTAGACAAAATAGCCCAGGTATTAGATGAAGTAAGACGACAACAAATTGAGGAAGATTTAAATGGATGGCTAGAATTACATAGTATTTATCAGCCAGTGTTAGAGAAGATAAATAGCTTACTCAACCAGGGTAACAAGGTTTACATTCTAACCACAAAAGGGGGATACTTTACCAGAAAGATAATAGAAAAAGCAGGGATAAATATTCCAGAATCGGCCATAATAGGCAAGGAAGCAAAACGCCCAAAATATGAGAGTATAAGGGAAATTATTAAGCGGGAGAAAGTAAACGCAACAGATGTTTGTTTTTTAGAAGATAGACTAGAGACATTGGAATTAGTGCACCAACAGCCGGATTTAAAAGAGGTGAAATTGTATTTAGCTCTCTGGGGGTATAATACCGAGAAAATCAAGGAAAAAGCGAAAAAACTTGTGTACATTCGCCCACTGTCTTTGTCGGAGTTATTGTCCTGGGATTGCAAGTTATAA